One Streptococcus gallolyticus subsp. gallolyticus DSM 16831 DNA window includes the following coding sequences:
- a CDS encoding prepilin peptidase produces MDILLFFFLGASIASFLSLIVDRFPEKSIIFPASHCDSCGKQLAVRDLIPIFSQLINHSRCRFCHTKIPFWYGLLELYFGVIVVLYYCALLSLDQVFILFFSTTLSLYDLKRQEFPLLVWLLPSIFLLFVTPINALAIILLAFGIMAELIDLKIGSGDFFYLASLSLLLDLQTILWIIELGSLSGIIYYFFQTNKRIPFVPFLFLGYLILFIFNHT; encoded by the coding sequence ATGGACATTTTATTATTCTTTTTTCTAGGGGCTTCTATTGCTTCTTTTCTTAGTTTAATCGTTGATCGATTTCCTGAAAAATCAATCATTTTTCCTGCCAGTCATTGTGATTCTTGTGGAAAACAACTTGCCGTTCGTGATTTGATTCCCATTTTTTCTCAACTGATAAATCATTCACGTTGTCGTTTTTGCCACACCAAAATTCCTTTCTGGTATGGGCTGTTAGAGCTTTATTTTGGGGTCATTGTCGTACTTTACTATTGCGCACTTCTCTCACTCGACCAAGTTTTTATCTTGTTTTTTAGCACAACTCTTAGTCTTTATGACTTGAAACGTCAAGAGTTTCCATTGTTGGTTTGGCTCCTTCCAAGTATTTTTTTGCTTTTTGTCACGCCGATTAATGCGCTAGCTATTATTCTTTTGGCTTTTGGGATAATGGCAGAGCTGATTGATTTGAAAATCGGTAGCGGTGATTTTTTCTACCTTGCCAGTTTGAGTCTGCTTCTTGACCTTCAAACTATTTTATGGATTATCGAGCTTGGCTCTCTTTCAGGTATTATTTACTACTTTTTCCAGACAAATAAACGGATTCCCTTTGTGCCATTTTTATTTTTAGGATACCTAATTTTGTTTATTTTTAACCATACTTAA